Proteins encoded in a region of the Paenibacillus sp. E222 genome:
- a CDS encoding MBL fold metallo-hydrolase produces the protein MPKIRYNNIDNVSTDKTLKEFKQWREQRRSKVKDYSYTVPKHPPELDYLHANRAETTITWIGHSTFFIQYHGLNIVTDPVWAEKMGFQRRLGAPGIPIQDIPPLDVILISHSHYDHLHLASLRKLVTAKTLLIVPDGLKRKMVRKGFHRCHEMKWWEHITLGGVKITFVPAQHWTRRTLFDTNTSHWGGYVLEQNHPAVVPSKESAATSEGHGYENSRAAGTVDPIETSADHSPGGPPVIYFVGDTGYFQGFKTIGERFDIGVTLMPIGAYEPEWFMTSQHVTPEEALQGFVETGSQLMVPMHYGTFKLADDTPKEALDRMEVERERLGISAERIRVLGHGETLRIRHEESKQD, from the coding sequence ATGCCGAAAATCCGTTATAACAACATTGATAATGTAAGTACGGACAAAACGCTGAAGGAATTCAAGCAGTGGAGGGAGCAGCGGCGCAGCAAAGTGAAGGATTATTCCTACACCGTGCCCAAGCACCCACCTGAACTGGATTATCTGCACGCCAACCGGGCTGAAACCACGATTACCTGGATTGGTCATTCCACATTTTTCATTCAATATCATGGACTAAACATCGTGACAGACCCGGTCTGGGCCGAGAAAATGGGATTTCAGCGCAGACTCGGTGCTCCTGGCATACCAATTCAGGATATTCCACCTTTGGATGTCATTCTGATCTCGCATTCACACTATGATCATTTGCATCTCGCATCGCTGCGGAAATTGGTGACGGCCAAGACACTGCTCATCGTTCCTGATGGTCTCAAGCGCAAAATGGTGCGCAAAGGATTCCACCGGTGTCATGAGATGAAATGGTGGGAACATATTACGCTAGGCGGAGTCAAAATAACCTTTGTACCTGCACAGCACTGGACGCGCCGAACCCTATTTGATACTAATACGTCCCATTGGGGCGGTTATGTATTGGAACAGAATCACCCGGCAGTTGTTCCGTCTAAAGAGAGTGCTGCGACGAGCGAAGGCCATGGTTATGAAAATTCCCGAGCAGCAGGTACGGTTGATCCAATAGAGACATCGGCTGATCATTCTCCTGGCGGTCCGCCAGTCATTTATTTTGTAGGGGATACAGGATACTTCCAGGGATTCAAAACGATCGGTGAACGCTTCGACATTGGTGTCACCCTGATGCCAATCGGTGCGTACGAGCCGGAATGGTTCATGACCTCCCAGCATGTGACGCCGGAAGAAGCGCTGCAGGGATTTGTAGAAACGGGTTCCCAGCTTATGGTTCCCATGCATTATGGGACATTTAAGCTGGCGGATGACACACCCAAGGAAGCGCTCGATCGAATGGAAGTGGAACGAGAACGGCTGGGGATCAGCGCAGAACGTATTCGGGTACTGGGACATGGTGAGACGCTCCGTATCCGGCACGAAGAAAGTAAACAAGACTAA
- a CDS encoding cytochrome ubiquinol oxidase subunit I yields the protein MSSLDPVLLSRMLTGLTLFVHIIFASIGVGVPLMIALAEWRGLRTNDIHYTLLARRWARGFVITVAVGVVTGTSIGLQLSLLWPMFMRVAGQAIALPLFMETFAFFVEAIFLGIYLYTWDRFKKKYTHMLLLIPVALGSSASAIFITTVNSFMNQPQGFTLINGIMKDIHPIAAMLNPATPTKVSHVLASSYTLSAGILAGIAAFSLLRGRDHVYYKKALKLTTVCALVFAVSTVMIGDSSGKFLAKYQPEKLAAAEWHFKTMTKAPLVYGGILDENNEVKYAIEIPYALSILAGNRPDTEVKGLEEFPADLRPPLSIHYMFDLKVTTGVIILLIPVLYVFRRWLPGRKPYPKWLLLGIVLLGPLAMIAIELGWMFAEVGRQPWILRGYMKVSEAATTSSSVGWMLVLFILLYLILCFSAIRVLSKLFRNKEAEKELESLGLEGGIVH from the coding sequence ATGTCATCCCTGGACCCTGTTCTGCTCAGCCGGATGCTGACCGGTCTTACCCTGTTTGTGCACATCATTTTTGCTTCCATCGGTGTAGGCGTCCCACTCATGATCGCCTTGGCTGAATGGCGCGGATTGCGCACGAATGATATCCATTACACCTTGCTCGCGCGCAGATGGGCGCGGGGGTTCGTCATTACCGTTGCCGTTGGTGTGGTTACCGGCACCTCAATCGGTTTACAGCTCAGCCTGCTGTGGCCAATGTTTATGCGAGTAGCGGGGCAGGCCATTGCCTTGCCGCTGTTTATGGAGACGTTCGCCTTTTTTGTGGAGGCGATCTTTCTTGGAATCTACCTTTATACATGGGACCGATTCAAAAAGAAATATACGCACATGCTGCTGCTGATTCCGGTGGCACTGGGTTCCTCTGCCTCTGCGATATTCATTACAACGGTGAATTCCTTTATGAATCAGCCTCAGGGGTTTACCCTGATTAACGGCATCATGAAGGACATCCACCCGATTGCTGCGATGCTGAATCCGGCTACCCCGACCAAGGTATCTCACGTGCTCGCCTCGTCATACACATTGAGTGCGGGGATATTGGCAGGCATCGCCGCATTCAGCTTGCTTCGGGGTCGGGATCATGTGTATTACAAAAAGGCACTTAAGCTCACAACGGTATGTGCGCTCGTATTTGCGGTCAGCACCGTCATGATCGGAGATTCTTCCGGTAAATTTCTGGCGAAATACCAGCCGGAGAAGCTCGCCGCCGCAGAGTGGCATTTCAAAACGATGACGAAAGCGCCGCTGGTTTATGGGGGTATTCTTGATGAGAACAATGAAGTGAAATATGCCATTGAGATTCCCTATGCACTTAGCATATTGGCAGGAAACAGACCCGACACAGAAGTGAAAGGGCTCGAAGAATTTCCGGCCGATCTGAGGCCGCCGTTGTCCATTCATTATATGTTTGACCTGAAAGTAACGACAGGCGTGATCATTCTGCTAATCCCGGTGCTTTATGTGTTCCGCCGCTGGCTGCCGGGGCGCAAGCCTTATCCAAAGTGGCTCTTGTTAGGCATCGTCCTGCTTGGGCCGCTGGCCATGATTGCCATCGAGCTGGGCTGGATGTTCGCCGAGGTCGGCAGACAGCCATGGATTTTGCGCGGGTACATGAAGGTGTCGGAAGCAGCAACAACATCATCCTCCGTAGGCTGGATGCTCGTTCTGTTTATTCTGCTGTACCTGATCCTTTGCTTTTCAGCGATACGGGTACTCAGCAAGCTGTTCCGTAACAAGGAAGCAGAGAAGGAACTGGAGTCTCTCGGTCTGGAAGGAGGGATCGTGCATTGA
- a CDS encoding cytochrome d ubiquinol oxidase subunit II, with protein MSFEIAGIAILWTFLFGYLIVASIDFGAGFFSFYSILTGHENKIHNIIQRYLSPVWEVTNVFLIFFVVGLVGFYPDSAFYYGTALLVPGSLAIVLLAIRGVYYAYNTYGNHGQNSRIYMALYGATGLLIPAVFSTILAISEGGIIEQVGDQVFFRWREFLTNPYTWSVVLLALVSVLYISAMFLSYYAKRAEDETAFEVLREYALLWSLPTIFASFLAFLQINKQNPAHFEQMLNISWMFIASFICFVIAVSLVWKRKYLGWCFIAVMLQFAFAWYGYGRSHLPYILYPYINIYDSFTNKTMGIALITAFSLGLLVLIPSLVLIMKLFLFDANYVRGNAGKKKG; from the coding sequence TTGAGCTTTGAAATTGCAGGCATCGCGATCTTGTGGACGTTTCTGTTTGGATATCTGATCGTGGCTTCGATTGATTTTGGGGCCGGATTTTTCAGCTTTTACAGCATATTAACCGGACACGAGAACAAAATCCATAACATTATTCAGCGCTATCTCTCACCCGTGTGGGAAGTGACGAATGTGTTTCTGATCTTTTTTGTGGTTGGTCTGGTCGGATTTTATCCGGATAGTGCTTTTTATTACGGGACAGCCTTGCTTGTTCCAGGTTCATTGGCGATTGTACTGCTTGCGATTCGGGGCGTGTACTACGCCTATAATACCTATGGGAACCATGGGCAGAACAGCCGGATCTATATGGCGTTGTACGGAGCGACGGGATTGCTGATCCCGGCGGTGTTTTCCACCATTTTGGCGATATCCGAAGGTGGAATTATTGAGCAGGTGGGTGATCAGGTGTTTTTCCGCTGGCGTGAGTTTTTGACGAATCCGTATACCTGGTCTGTTGTATTGCTTGCGCTGGTAAGTGTGCTGTATATCTCAGCGATGTTTCTTTCCTATTATGCCAAGCGGGCGGAGGATGAGACTGCGTTTGAAGTCCTTCGCGAATATGCGCTCCTATGGAGTCTGCCTACGATCTTTGCCAGCTTTCTGGCATTTTTGCAAATTAACAAACAGAATCCCGCACACTTTGAGCAGATGTTGAATATCTCATGGATGTTTATCGCATCTTTTATCTGTTTTGTGATCGCCGTCTCACTGGTATGGAAACGTAAATATTTGGGCTGGTGCTTTATCGCCGTCATGCTGCAGTTTGCCTTTGCTTGGTACGGCTATGGGCGCTCACATCTTCCTTACATTCTGTATCCGTACATTAATATTTACGACAGCTTTACGAACAAGACGATGGGTATTGCGCTCATTACGGCGTTCAGCCTGGGATTGCTAGTGCTTATTCCTTCACTCGTGCTCATTATGAAGCTGTTTCTGTTTGATGCCAATTATGTGCGAGGTAATGCTGGCAAAAAGAAAGGATGA